One Siniperca chuatsi isolate FFG_IHB_CAS linkage group LG5, ASM2008510v1, whole genome shotgun sequence DNA window includes the following coding sequences:
- the sorbs3 gene encoding vinexin isoform X5, producing the protein MQSQQRAEVVGDPNGSQITFSREPGVSSGQQILTSPELTHEVVISPGLPTPPLSPFRSAGLPFGEFKVSEVNGSGPTTLSFGSYYGPSQLHGGLSNGVQSSATLPRSWTPTKEERLIKFSGIGPVDETGMPIASRSSVNKPRDWYKSMFRQIHKKLEEPDLEDSEQWSAERLQLSANTEESNEADKNLFRLTPYGALPDWSEDVDKLSDAGKQHPQPKSIFDFEPGKSTASESHSQVHLSPKKQPEKPKSPSIEEARGRDPVTAPKTGTTNYSNSSASKQPVHRSVGTSSTSAPTYERLSPANETMELPPKKEEKRMKAARAKFNFQAQSPKELMLQKGDIVYIHRQVDANWFEGEHHGRAGIFPTSYVEILPPTEKPTPIKCPTLQVLDYGEAVALFNFNADLPVELSFRKGEVINITRRVDDKWLEGRISGTSRSGIFPANYVQVNKMPRTKYSTDDYSPGPMSPISPGPQSPGRPLHSPCPRSPLSPFTPTSLSPKPEHSPLKLSSPVPYGSPASQSRSPTQTPVSKETANWWPHSTSKTASPTNQNSHWAGTHSANQSSAARAVSPSTQSSASVHRAGATTANTPRYTDPSQDAIPNQAAPSNPHANFLPQTQVPNNPGSTVSQRQPYKAVYNYKPQNSDELELREGDIVQVMEKCDDGWFVGTSERTRAFGTFPGNYVAPV; encoded by the exons ATGCAGTCGCAG CAACGTGCAGAAGTGGTTGGCGATCCAAATGGCTCCCAGATTACCTTTTCCAGGGAGCCTGGAGTTTCCTCTGGTCAGCAGATCCTAACATCTCCAGAGTTGACCCATGAGGTGGTTATCTCCCCGGGACTCCCTACGCCTCCCCTGAGCCCTTTTCGCTCCGCAGGGCTCCCATTTGGAGAGTTCAAG GTGTCAGAGGTGAATGGAAGTGGACCAACAACTCTCAGCTTTGGATCTTACTATGGCCCCTCACAATTGCATG GCGGACTGTCCAATGGCGTCCAGAGCTCTGCCACTTTACCACGCAGCTGGACTCCCACCAAGGAGGAGAGGCTTATCAAGTTCTCAGGAATCGGTCCAGTGGATGAAACCGGGATGCCCATTGCCTCCAGATCA AGTGTGAACAAGCCCAGAGACTGGTACAAGAGCATGTTCAGACAGATTCACAAGAAGCTAGAGG AACCTGATCTGGAGGATTCAGAGCAGTGGTCAGCCGAAC GGCTCCAGTTATCTGCCAACACAGAGGAAAGTAATGAAGCAGACAAGAATCTCTTCAGACTAACACCTTATGGAGCTCTACCAGACTG GAGTGAGGATGTAGACAAGCTGTCAGACGCAGGAAAGCAGCACCCTCAACCGAAGAGCATATTCGACTTTGAGCCTGGAAAGAGCACTGCCTCAGAAAGCCACAGCCAG GTTCATTTATCCCCGAAGAAACAGCCTGAGAAACCAAAGTCCCCTTCAATTGAG GAGGCCAGGGGCAGGGATCCAGTAACTGCTCCAAAGACTGGGACTACAAACTACAG CAATTCATCAGCATCAAAGCAGCCTGTCCATCGCTCTGTTGGCACATCATCAACCTCTGCTCCCACATATG AACGTCTTTCCCCTGCAAATGAAACCATGGAGCTCCCACctaagaaagaggagaaaagg ATGAAAGCAGCGCGAGCCAAGTTCAACTTCCAGGCTCAGTCACCCAA GGAGCTCATGCTGCAGAAAGGCgacattgtttacatccacagGCAGGTAGATGCCAACTGGTTTGAAGGAGAACATCACGGAAGAGCTGGCATTTTCCCCACATCTTATGTGGAG ATTCTGCCTCCTACAGAGAAGCCGACTCCTATAAAGTGTCCCACTTTACAGGTGTTGGACTACGGGGAAGCTGTGGCTCTGTTTAACTTCAACGCTGACCTACCTGTTGAACTTTCTTTTCGTAAA GGTGAAGTGATCAATATAACCAGGCGTGTTGACGATAAGTGGTTAGAGGGCAGGATCTCAGGGACCAGCCGGAGCGGCATCTTCCCGGCCAATTATGTTCAGGTCAACAAGATGCCCCGTACCAAATACTCCACGGATGACTACTCACCTGGTCCCATGTCTCCCATCTCCCCTGGACCTCAGAGTCCAGGACGCCCACTCCACTCACCCTGCCCGCGGTCACCATTATCCCCTTTCACCCCCACTTCCCTCAGTCCTAAACCCGAGCACTCCCCCCTGAAGCTGTCTTCACCTGTACCTTATGGCAGCCCAGCTTCACAGTCACGCTCCCCCACCCAGACACCCGTATCCAAAGAAACGGCCAATTGGTGGCCCCACAGCACCTCCAAAACTGCTTCACCCACCAACCAGAACAGCCACTGGGCTGGAACACACTCAGCTAACCAGAGCTCCGCGGCTAGAGCTGTTTCACCTTCCACTCAGTCATCAGCGTCTGTACACAGAGCAGGAGCTACCACAGCGAACACTCCCAGATACACTGACCCCTCACAG GATGCAATACCAAACCAGGCTGCGCCATCTAATCCACACGCTAACTTCCTGCCGCAAACACAAGTGCCAAACAACCCTGGTTCAACTGTGTCACAACGCCAACC aTACAAAGCTGTTTACAACTATAAACCACAGAATTCAGATGAGTTGGAGCTCAGAGAAGGAGACATTGTGCAAGTGATGGAGAAATGTGATGATGGCTGGTTTGTAG GTACGTCAGAACGGACTCGTGCTTTTGGGACTTTTCCTGGGAATTACGTGGCACCGGTTTGA